GCAACGACGATGCCCGAGCGCTGTACCCCTCGGACGACGTGTTCGCGCGGCGCAAGACGGAACAGTTCTTCGGCATTGGCGCGGAGTGGTGGTTCAACTCCACGAGCTACGGCGACTGAATCCTGCTAGGTCTGGTGTCATGGCCCATATTCGGGGAATGGCTTTCTTGGGGACGGCGCGCTTCATCAAGCGTGAGCACGGACAAGACGTGCTCGAGCGCATCGTGGAGCGCGCGGGGGAGGCGACGCAAAAGACGTTCGCCAAGAAGATCGACGGGCTGGGGCTGCATCCCTACGATGCCTTCGTGGGTTTGCTGCGGGCGGTGGACGCGGAGCTCGGCAACGGCGACCTCACGTTCTGCCGCAAGGTGGGGGACATGGCGGCACGCAACGACCTGGAGACCATCTTCAAGGTGTACGCCGTTCGGCCCAGCGCGGAGCAGATGATCCGCGGCTGCACGCCCATCTGGGGCATGTACACGGTAGATGCCGGCCTGATGGAAGCGGTGGACGTTCGCCCCGAGAGCACCAAGCTGCGCATCGTCGATTTTCCGGACATGGATCCGGCGCACTGCAAGCTGATGGAAGGCTGGATGATCGCCGCGATGGACGTGATCGGCGCGACGGTGTTGCCAGGCGCGAGCGAAACCGAATGCACCTCCCAGGGCGGGCGCTATCACGAGTTTTCTTGCCAGTGGACGCTGCGGGAGTGAGCAGGGTCAACACGGCGTGAATCGTGCTGGCGCGGGGCCGCGACCGCGTGCCACCCTACGCCCCATGGTCAACACGCGAGGGCTCGTGCTGGCGGCCGTCCTCGGCGCGGCTTCCACCGGATGCATGGACTTCGAAGGGCTGGAGGGGGACCGCCCGATCAAGACCAACGTCCAGGACTGGCGCAACGAGGTCGTCTACCAGTTGCTCGTGGATCGCTTCGCCAACGGCGATCTCGCGAACGACTACCGTGTCCAGCGGGACGCACCGGCGCGCTACCACGGGGGCGATTGGCGTGGCGTGGAAGAGCACCTCGACTACCTCCAGAACCTGGGCGTCACGGCGATCTGGATCTCTCCCATCGTGAAGAACGTGGAGACGGACGCGGGCGTGGACGGCTACCACGGCTACTGGACGCAGGACTTCACGCAGCTCAATCCGCACTTCGGGGATTTGGCGAGCCTGCGGCGCATGATCGACAAAGCGCACGACCACGGCATCAAGGTGATCCTGGACATCGTGGTGAACCACGTCGGCCAGCTCTTCTATTACGACATCAACCTGAACGGGCAGCCCGACGAGCGGGTGGAAGGGGCCGGACCGGTGATCGCGCCGAAGCCGCCCCAGGGCGGGACCGAGACCAGCCCCGTCGTCCACATCAACGAGTACGACCCGGACTACGATCCGCGAGGCGTGCAAGCCTGGACCAGCCTGGGAGAAGCCGGGCCGGCGCCCATCATCTTTGCCTACGACCCGGCGTCCAATCACATGCCCCCGGAGCCGGAGATCTTCCAAGAGCCCCGGGCCTACAACCGGCGCGGCCGGGTATGGGACTGGAACGACGACGAGCAGGTCATCAAGGGAGACTTCCCCGGCGGGCTGAAGGACCTCAACACCGAGGACCCCGACGTGCGGCAGGCCCTGACGGACGTCTTCGTGCACTGGGTGGAGCTGACGGACCTGGATGGCTTCCGCATCGACACCTTGAAGCACGTGGAGCACGGCTTCTGGCAGACGTTTGCGCCGCAGGTGCGCGCCCGCCTCGCCGCGGACGGCAAGAAGAACTTCTTCATGTTCGGAGAAGCCTTCGACGGCCGGGACGACTTGGTCGGCTCCTATACCTTCGACAACGAGGTCGACAGCGTCTTCTACTTCCCGCAGCACTTCACCGTGTTCCGCGACGTGTTCCAGCAGGGCCTGAGCACGGATCGCATCGAGACGCTGTTTTCACAGCGTCTGAATCCGGGTGGCAACTACGGCACGGTGCCGCAAGAGAACGGCATCGGCGTGCCCCCGAACAAGGCGCTGGTGAACTTCCTGGACAACCACGACGTCTCCCGCTTCTTGTTCAACCGTCCGGATCCCGCGGCGCTGAACAACGCGCTCTTGTTCCTGTTCACGGAGGACGGCATCCCGTGCGTGTACTACGGCACGGAGCAAGCCTTCTCCGGCGGCAACGATCCGGCGAACCGCGAAGACCTGTGGAAGAGCGGTTACGACCAGCAGAGCCCGCAGTATCAGTGGATCCGCCGTCTGTCGCGGATCCGCCGGGCGTATCCCGCGCTCACCCATGGGGATCTCAAGATCACTTGGGCATCGGATCGCGCGGGGGACGAGCCGGACGCCGGCATCGTCGCCTTCGAGCGCACCGGCGGCGACGCCGGGGACGCCTACGCGCTGGTGGTGATCAACACCAACGCGAATCACGAGAGCTCCCCGCAGTTCAACGGCACGCCCATGACCACGTCTTTGCCCGATGGCACCGTGCTCGTGAACGTGCTCGATCCGAACGAGGCGCCCGTCACCGTGGGCGCCGGGGGTGGGCTCAGCGTCACGGTCCCCGCCACCAGCGGCAAGATCCTGGTGCGCCAGGGCGACGTGGTGGCGGGCCTGTGATCACGTGAAGGAGCTCGAGCGCAGCCTCGGAGCGGTCAGCGTCATCGCCATCAGCATGAGCTCCATGCTGGGCAGCGGCATCTTCGTGCTCCCGGGCCTGGCGGCGGCCAAGACAGGGCCCAGCGTGTGGCTCGCTTACGTGCTGGCGGGGCTGTGCGTGTTTCCCGCGGCGGCGTGCAAGGCGGAGCTGGCCACGGCGATGCCCACCTCCGGCGGCACCTACGTGTACATCGATCGCATCTTCGGGCCGCTGGCGGGAACCGTGGCGGGCATGGCGCTGTGGCTCAGCATGCTCATGAAGAGCGCGTTCGCGCTGGTGGGTTTCGGCACCTATCTCATCGCCCTGAGTGACTTGCCGGTGAAGCCCACGGCGTCGGTGCTGCTGGTCGCCATCATGGCGCTCAACGTGCTGGGCGTGCAGAAGGTGGGCAAGGCGCAGACCGCGGTCGTGTTCGTGGCGGTGGTGGTGCTCATCGGGCTCATCGGCTTTGGGGTGGGGGACATAGAGCGTGAGAACCTGCGCGGTGGTCTGGTGCACGGCCCCGGCGGCTTGCTCGCCGCCACGGGCTTCGTGTTCGTCGCCTACAACGGCGTCACCAAGGTCGCGGCCATCGCGGAAGAGGTGAAGAACCCGGAGCGGAACATCCCCCTGGGTATGCTCGGGTCGCTGTTCTTCGTCGTGATCCTGTACGCGGCGTTGGCGCTCACGTTGGTGGGCGTGGTGCCCCACGAACAGCTGGGCACGGATCTGCATCCCATCTACACCCTCGCCAGCCGCGTTGGTGGGCGCTGGGTCGCTGCCGGTGCCGCGGTGCTGGGCGTCATCACCATGACCAGCATGGCGAACTCGGGTCTCTTGGCGGCCTCGCGCTTCCCCTTCGCCATGGCGCGGGACCGGCTCTTGCCGGACGTGCTGAAGGACGTGCACCGCAGGTTCCTCACGCCGGTGCCCGCCATCTTGCTCACCGGCATCACGATGATGGTCGCCCTCTGGCTGCTGGACGTGGAGCGACTGGCCAAGATGGCGAGCGGTCTCGTCATCATGCTGTTCATCACCGTGAATCTCTCGGTGGTGGTGTTCCGCGAGAGCGGGGTGCACTGGTACCAGCCGAAGTACCGCTCCCCGCTGTACCCGTGGCTGCAGGCCTTCGGAGTGCTCGCTGGCCTGGCGCTGCTCGTGTCCCTCGGGCCGCTGGTGCTGTTCGGTGCGTCCTTGGTCGTGATCCCCGGGCTCGGCTTGTTCCTGTTCTACGGACGCCGGCGCACGGTCCGGGTCGGCGTGGTGGGGCAGCGCGCGCGCCGCGCGGAGCTGCTCCAGGGTGGCCCCAGCTCGGTGCGGCCGGAGTTCAGCGTGGAGGGCAACGCGCCGGTGGTGGTGGCGCTGTTCGGCAAGGAACACTCGCCGGAAATGGTGGTGGAGCTCGGCGCCGCGCTGGCAGATCGGGAGAAGCTCCAAGTGCTGCACCTGACGGAAGTGCCTGAGCAGACGCTCTTGGACGCCGCGCTGGAAGAAGACGTCGCCGTGCGCTCGCTCCGCCGCCGGGTGATGGCGCTGGGAGAGGACCGCGCTGCGGACATCGAGTTCCACGCCGTGCTCTCTCGCGATCTGGGCCAGACCGTGCTCAGCGCCACGGCCAAGGTCAGCTGCCACTGGGTGGTGATGGAATGGCGGGGCCGCGAGCGCGACACGCTCCTGCCCTACAATCCCATTGGTTGGCTGATCAACAACCTGGACGCCAACCTGGCGTTCTACAAGGACGCGGGCGTGCGCCACGTGCGCGAGATCCTGGTGTACGCGGAGCCGGGGCCGCACGACGCGCTGGTGGTGGAAACGGCCAATCACCTCGCGCGGCTGTGGCGCGCGAACGTGACCATGGCGCGCTTCGTGGCGGACGACGCGCCGCAGACGTCGCTCCAGGCCGAGCGCGACTACGTGGGCCAGTTGTGCCATTTGTGCACGGCACCTACCAGCGAGCTCATCGTGCGCGGCAAGAACAAGATCCAAGCGCTCTCTGCGCTCACGGCCGCCTACGACCTCTTGGTGATGAGCGCGCCGGACGTGACGCTCTTGCGGCAGATTCGGGGTACGGACCAGGACCGCATCAAGGCGCGCGCCGGTTGCTCCGTGCTCACGGTGCGCACTCCCCGCGGCCGGACCCACGAAGCCTTCGCCAAGCTCAAGGCCGAAGCGCCGGTGGAGCAGTGTCGACTGCCGGAGTACGTGGCCCCCAACGCGCTCTCGGCGCGCGTACAGGTGCCCAACAAGGACGCGCTGTTCAGCTACTTCGCCAAGATGTTCGCTCCCGTGCTGGGCAACGTGTCGATGCAAGACATCGACGCCGCCTTGTGGGAGCGGGAGCGCACGCAGAACACCTCCGTGGGGCACGGCGTGGCGCTGCCCCACGCCACCATCAACGACGCCAAGCGCGCCTATGTGGGCGTGTTCACCACGGACAAGCCCGTGGATTACCTGGGGCCGGACGACCAGCCCGTGGATGTGTTCTTCGTGACCATCTGCCCGCCCAGCGAGCGGCAGACTCACTTGCAGCTGCTCTCACGCATCGCGGCGTTGTCGCTCAAGACGAATCTCCTCGAACGCCTGCGCGAGGCAGAAGACCCCGAAGCCATGCGTCGCGCCATCGAAGAGTGCAGCACGCAGATCGAAGCTTGAGGTAACACTCGCGGGCTGAGGTGGCGTGTGAAGGGAACACGTCAGCGGCAGATCTCCCGACAAAACCGGCGCAAGCACCTTGGCACGGTGCTTGGACTGGAGCTGGGTCAGGAGGTTACCAAGAATGAAACGGATTCTCTCGACGAGCGGCTCTGCGCTTTTGTGCATCGCCGCACTCATGGCGGGCTGCAGTGGCGCTGACGACACGGCGAGCCCGCGCAGTCCCTCGTCCGGCACCGGAGGTAGCAGCGGAAGTGGTGCGGAGTACGGCAGCGGCGGGGCTGCAGGCTTCGATTCGAGCGGGGGCGACACCGGAAGCGGTGGCACCACGTCCAGCTCGCCCTGTCAGAAGAAGAGCGACTGCAAGCTGCCCGAGTGCGCCAAGAAGACGTTCTGCAAGAACCTTCTGAGCGACGGCGGGATCGGCGGCAGCGCCGGAGAAGGCGGCGCGGCGGGGTCGGGCTCGAGCGCCGG
The window above is part of the Polyangiaceae bacterium genome. Proteins encoded here:
- a CDS encoding alpha-amylase — protein: MVNTRGLVLAAVLGAASTGCMDFEGLEGDRPIKTNVQDWRNEVVYQLLVDRFANGDLANDYRVQRDAPARYHGGDWRGVEEHLDYLQNLGVTAIWISPIVKNVETDAGVDGYHGYWTQDFTQLNPHFGDLASLRRMIDKAHDHGIKVILDIVVNHVGQLFYYDINLNGQPDERVEGAGPVIAPKPPQGGTETSPVVHINEYDPDYDPRGVQAWTSLGEAGPAPIIFAYDPASNHMPPEPEIFQEPRAYNRRGRVWDWNDDEQVIKGDFPGGLKDLNTEDPDVRQALTDVFVHWVELTDLDGFRIDTLKHVEHGFWQTFAPQVRARLAADGKKNFFMFGEAFDGRDDLVGSYTFDNEVDSVFYFPQHFTVFRDVFQQGLSTDRIETLFSQRLNPGGNYGTVPQENGIGVPPNKALVNFLDNHDVSRFLFNRPDPAALNNALLFLFTEDGIPCVYYGTEQAFSGGNDPANREDLWKSGYDQQSPQYQWIRRLSRIRRAYPALTHGDLKITWASDRAGDEPDAGIVAFERTGGDAGDAYALVVINTNANHESSPQFNGTPMTTSLPDGTVLVNVLDPNEAPVTVGAGGGLSVTVPATSGKILVRQGDVVAGL
- a CDS encoding amino acid permease; amino-acid sequence: MKELERSLGAVSVIAISMSSMLGSGIFVLPGLAAAKTGPSVWLAYVLAGLCVFPAAACKAELATAMPTSGGTYVYIDRIFGPLAGTVAGMALWLSMLMKSAFALVGFGTYLIALSDLPVKPTASVLLVAIMALNVLGVQKVGKAQTAVVFVAVVVLIGLIGFGVGDIERENLRGGLVHGPGGLLAATGFVFVAYNGVTKVAAIAEEVKNPERNIPLGMLGSLFFVVILYAALALTLVGVVPHEQLGTDLHPIYTLASRVGGRWVAAGAAVLGVITMTSMANSGLLAASRFPFAMARDRLLPDVLKDVHRRFLTPVPAILLTGITMMVALWLLDVERLAKMASGLVIMLFITVNLSVVVFRESGVHWYQPKYRSPLYPWLQAFGVLAGLALLVSLGPLVLFGASLVVIPGLGLFLFYGRRRTVRVGVVGQRARRAELLQGGPSSVRPEFSVEGNAPVVVALFGKEHSPEMVVELGAALADREKLQVLHLTEVPEQTLLDAALEEDVAVRSLRRRVMALGEDRAADIEFHAVLSRDLGQTVLSATAKVSCHWVVMEWRGRERDTLLPYNPIGWLINNLDANLAFYKDAGVRHVREILVYAEPGPHDALVVETANHLARLWRANVTMARFVADDAPQTSLQAERDYVGQLCHLCTAPTSELIVRGKNKIQALSALTAAYDLLVMSAPDVTLLRQIRGTDQDRIKARAGCSVLTVRTPRGRTHEAFAKLKAEAPVEQCRLPEYVAPNALSARVQVPNKDALFSYFAKMFAPVLGNVSMQDIDAALWERERTQNTSVGHGVALPHATINDAKRAYVGVFTTDKPVDYLGPDDQPVDVFFVTICPPSERQTHLQLLSRIAALSLKTNLLERLREAEDPEAMRRAIEECSTQIEA